A window of the Ostrea edulis chromosome 1, xbOstEdul1.1, whole genome shotgun sequence genome harbors these coding sequences:
- the LOC125672990 gene encoding uncharacterized protein LOC125672990, translated as MSPVRSAEDNNCSIEEEPKLSSCFVDQTGLTPPVSNDHDYSVHTTTKDQLQAAQEEIKDLQEKLVAVERTLFSVERFTTDPQLINFYTGFKNYETLKCLFIALQPTAETMIRWTQMQRHSSNVENMKLNAIRNEALPLIDQFLCSCVEFVRVFQNRTWLLDLTYLSLQ; from the exons AT GTCACCAGTACGATCTGCGGAGGATAACAATTGCAGTATTGAGGAAGAGCCAAAATTATCATCTTGTTTTGTGGATCAGACTGGATTAACACCACCTGTCTCAAATGACCATGATTACAGTGTCCATACTACAACCAAGGACCAACTTCAGGCAGCCCAAGAGGAAATTAAGGATTTACAGGAAAAGCTTGTAGCAGTAGAAAGGACACTTTTTTCTGTAGAACGATTCACCACAGATCCCCAGTTGATTAACTTTTACActggttttaaaaattatgaaaccttaaaatgtttgtttattGCTCTTCAGCCAACAGCAGAAACAATGATCAGGTGGACGCAAATGCAGAGACATTCCTCAAATGTGGAAAACATGAAGTTAAATGCTATCCGTAATGAAGCATTGCCACTAATTGATCAGTTTTTATGTTCCTGTGTAGAGTTCGTCAGGGTTTTCCAGAACAGGACTTGGCTGTTAGATTTAACATATCTCAGTCTTCAGTGA